A single Pseudoalteromonas marina DNA region contains:
- the pomA gene encoding flagellar motor protein PomA, translating to MDLATIIGILGAIGLIVMSMFMSSSGEMGMFADAPSSVIVFGGSLFIVLSNFTMSQFLGIGKVVGKAFMFKIESPEELIEKAVELADSARKGGFLALEEAEIPNPFMRKGVDMLVDGHDADVVRATLQKDISLTTTRHELGAGLFKALADIAPAMGMIGTLIGLVAMLSNMDDPKAIGPAMAVALLTTLYGAFLANVVAIPIQVKLELRKDEEAMNQRLILDAILGIQDGQNPKVIEGILKNYLAESKRKVDTEE from the coding sequence GTGGATTTAGCAACCATAATAGGGATCCTAGGCGCAATAGGCTTAATTGTCATGTCTATGTTTATGAGTAGTAGCGGTGAAATGGGCATGTTTGCCGATGCGCCTTCAAGTGTAATTGTATTTGGTGGCTCGCTGTTTATTGTTTTATCAAACTTCACTATGTCTCAGTTTTTAGGGATAGGTAAGGTGGTTGGTAAGGCATTCATGTTTAAAATTGAGTCGCCAGAAGAGTTAATAGAAAAAGCAGTAGAGCTTGCGGATTCTGCCCGTAAAGGTGGCTTTTTAGCACTCGAAGAAGCTGAAATCCCAAACCCATTTATGCGTAAAGGCGTTGACATGCTTGTTGACGGTCATGACGCAGATGTTGTGCGCGCTACACTTCAAAAAGATATTTCCCTAACCACCACCCGTCATGAACTAGGTGCTGGCTTATTTAAAGCACTTGCCGACATAGCTCCCGCAATGGGAATGATTGGTACATTGATAGGCCTCGTTGCCATGTTATCAAACATGGACGACCCCAAAGCTATCGGACCTGCAATGGCCGTGGCACTATTGACCACTCTGTATGGTGCATTTTTGGCGAATGTAGTAGCAATTCCTATTCAGGTAAAACTTGAGCTGCGTAAAGACGAAGAAGCGATGAATCAGCGTTTGATTCTCGATGCTATTTTAGGAATTCAAGATGGTCAAAACCCCAAAGTTATTGAAGGTATTTTGAAAAACTACTTGGCTGAGTCTAAGCGTAAAGTTGATACCGAGGAGTAA
- a CDS encoding DNA topoisomerase III has protein sequence MKLYIAEKPSLGRAIADALPKPHKKYDGYIEVANGDCVSWCIGHLLEQAEPDDYDERYKKWQLEHLPIVPEQWRLKAKPKTRKQLTILKKLIKQASTLVHAGDPDREGQLLVDEVIEQAKISKAKKQGIQRLLISDLNLAAVKKALSSMHSNREFIPLSVSALARSRADWLFGMNLTRAYTLAGQKAGFGNVLSVGRVQTPILGLVVNRDTEIANFISKPFYEVLASLVTPEKQVFKAKWVPSKACEPYQDEEGRVLNKALAENVASRITNQTGEVTSLEQKQKKQSAPLPYNLSALQIDAAKAFGMAAQQVLDICQTLYERHKLITYPRSDNRYLPKEHHLDAPSILKAVATNDGQKVELVNGANTKQRSKCFNDSKVAAHHAIVPTAKQLKSASLAKDEAKVYRLICRHYLIQFYPDYIYNETKAEVTIVGGLFKANAKQEVSLGFKVLMGKSELKEEATLPYLEKGMDLVCTQGDVVEKLTSPPAHFTDATLLGAMTGISRYVKDPHIKKILKDTDGLGTEATRAGIIELLFKRRFLKREGKTIKATETGLALISVLPEGLASPDLTAKWEASLGSIAQQAMSYQQFLQPLLVELEGFVMQAANCDSHVFSKLPQTPPKNRFAKRSKKAPFKKSSYKKSSTTV, from the coding sequence ATGAAACTCTACATCGCAGAAAAACCATCACTTGGACGTGCAATTGCAGATGCGCTCCCAAAACCACATAAAAAATACGACGGTTACATTGAAGTCGCCAATGGTGATTGTGTTTCGTGGTGTATTGGCCATTTGTTAGAACAAGCTGAACCTGATGATTACGATGAACGCTATAAAAAATGGCAATTAGAACATCTCCCTATAGTACCTGAGCAATGGCGGTTAAAGGCTAAACCTAAAACTCGTAAGCAATTAACTATTTTAAAAAAGCTAATCAAACAGGCATCAACGTTAGTTCATGCTGGCGATCCCGACCGTGAAGGGCAGTTACTTGTAGATGAGGTGATAGAACAAGCCAAAATAAGCAAAGCTAAAAAGCAAGGTATTCAGCGTCTACTTATAAGCGATTTAAACTTAGCTGCAGTTAAAAAAGCGCTTAGTAGTATGCACTCTAATCGGGAATTTATTCCACTAAGTGTATCAGCACTTGCACGTTCACGAGCTGATTGGCTTTTTGGTATGAACCTCACTCGGGCTTATACTTTAGCGGGACAAAAAGCAGGGTTTGGTAATGTACTCTCAGTTGGGCGCGTACAAACGCCAATTTTGGGCTTAGTGGTAAATCGTGACACAGAAATAGCTAATTTTATATCAAAACCATTTTATGAGGTGCTAGCTAGTTTAGTTACTCCTGAGAAGCAGGTATTTAAAGCAAAGTGGGTACCGAGTAAAGCTTGCGAACCTTATCAAGATGAAGAGGGGCGAGTGCTAAATAAAGCATTGGCCGAAAACGTGGCTTCGCGTATCACTAATCAAACAGGAGAGGTGACATCGCTTGAACAAAAACAAAAAAAGCAAAGTGCACCTCTACCTTATAATCTATCAGCACTGCAAATAGATGCAGCAAAGGCATTTGGTATGGCTGCCCAACAGGTGCTTGATATTTGCCAAACACTTTATGAACGCCATAAATTAATTACTTATCCTCGCTCAGATAATCGATATTTGCCTAAGGAACATCATTTAGATGCACCTTCAATTTTAAAAGCAGTTGCAACTAATGACGGTCAAAAAGTGGAGTTAGTAAATGGTGCAAATACTAAGCAGCGCAGTAAGTGCTTTAATGACTCAAAAGTAGCTGCGCATCACGCTATAGTACCTACGGCAAAGCAATTAAAGTCAGCTAGTTTAGCCAAGGATGAAGCAAAAGTGTATCGGCTTATTTGTAGGCACTATTTGATCCAGTTTTACCCAGACTATATTTATAACGAAACTAAAGCAGAGGTGACAATTGTTGGTGGGTTATTTAAAGCCAACGCTAAACAAGAAGTCAGTTTGGGGTTTAAGGTATTAATGGGTAAATCAGAATTAAAAGAAGAGGCTACTTTACCTTACCTTGAAAAAGGGATGGACCTGGTATGTACACAAGGTGATGTAGTAGAAAAGCTTACTTCACCTCCCGCTCATTTTACTGATGCAACTTTACTAGGTGCTATGACGGGGATTAGCCGTTATGTAAAAGATCCACATATCAAAAAAATATTAAAAGATACTGATGGTTTAGGTACAGAGGCTACTCGTGCAGGCATTATAGAGTTGTTATTTAAACGGCGCTTTTTAAAGCGTGAAGGCAAAACAATCAAAGCCACCGAAACAGGCCTTGCATTAATTAGTGTTTTGCCTGAAGGTTTAGCAAGTCCTGACTTAACAGCAAAGTGGGAGGCGAGTTTAGGCAGTATTGCTCAACAAGCAATGAGCTACCAACAATTTTTACAACCGCTGCTGGTGGAGCTTGAAGGCTTTGTAATGCAAGCAGCTAATTGCGATAGCCATGTATTTTCAAAACTGCCCCAAACACCGCCTAAAAATCGTTTTGCCAAGCGCAGTAAAAAAGCACCATTTAAAAAATCTAGTTATAAAAAGAGCTCAACAACAGTTTAA
- the dxs gene encoding 1-deoxy-D-xylulose-5-phosphate synthase: MTLDSSKYPLLNLVDKPAQLRDLAQDKLPEFSNELREYLLNSVSQSSGHLASGLGTVELTVALHYVYNTPEDRVVWDVGHQAYPHKILTGRRDQMHTIRQKDGLHPFPFRDESDYDTFSVGHSSTSISAALGMSIAAQKEGAGRKTVAVIGDGAITAGMAFEAMNHLGDVKSDMLIILNDNEMSISENVGALTNHFARILSGSFYTNIREGSKKLLSGVPPVKELASRVEEHLKGMVIPGTFFEELGLNYIGPIDGHDVNMLVDTLRNMRNLKGPQLLHIKTQKGKGYKPAEADPIGYHGVPKFDPNTSSLPKSKPGAPTFSKVFGDWLCDMAQQDDKLMAITPAMREGSGMVRFSKEHADKYFDVAIAEQHAVTLAAGFACEGLKPVVAIYSSFLQRAYDQLIHDVALQNLPVLFAIDRAGIVGADGETHQGAYDLSFMRCIPNMVIMAPSDTNECRQMLYTGYKANCPVAVRYPRGSAGTADIQSDMQLFEIGKANTIKEGSKIAILSFGTLLENAQLAANELNATLVNMRFIKPLDTSLLNDIIKNHDVIVTLEDNAIAGGAGSAVNEYLASQQANVKILNLGIPDEFIKHGTQDEMHDEMGLGEQGILSSIRSFTA, translated from the coding sequence ATGACACTTGATAGTAGCAAGTATCCATTACTTAACTTGGTTGACAAACCAGCTCAATTACGAGACTTAGCGCAAGATAAACTTCCCGAGTTTAGCAATGAGCTACGTGAGTATTTACTTAACTCTGTATCGCAAAGTAGCGGTCATTTAGCGTCTGGTTTAGGCACAGTTGAGCTTACAGTTGCACTTCATTATGTATATAACACACCAGAAGATCGTGTAGTGTGGGATGTTGGGCATCAAGCCTACCCGCATAAAATCTTAACGGGTCGCCGCGACCAAATGCATACTATTCGCCAAAAGGATGGTCTGCACCCATTCCCATTTAGAGATGAAAGCGACTACGACACATTCAGTGTTGGCCATTCTAGCACCTCAATTTCTGCAGCTTTGGGCATGTCAATTGCAGCGCAAAAAGAAGGTGCAGGGCGTAAAACGGTTGCAGTTATTGGTGATGGCGCTATTACTGCGGGTATGGCATTTGAGGCGATGAATCATTTAGGCGATGTAAAATCAGACATGCTTATTATTCTAAATGATAACGAAATGTCGATTTCAGAAAACGTTGGCGCATTAACCAACCACTTTGCGCGTATTCTATCTGGTAGTTTTTACACCAACATTCGCGAAGGAAGTAAAAAGTTACTGTCTGGCGTACCGCCTGTTAAAGAGCTTGCCAGTAGAGTGGAAGAGCACCTTAAAGGCATGGTTATCCCTGGTACGTTTTTTGAAGAACTTGGCTTAAATTATATTGGCCCAATTGATGGGCACGATGTAAACATGCTGGTTGATACATTACGTAATATGCGTAATTTAAAAGGCCCACAACTTCTTCATATAAAAACGCAAAAAGGTAAGGGTTACAAGCCAGCTGAAGCCGACCCTATTGGTTACCACGGCGTCCCTAAGTTTGATCCAAACACATCTAGCTTGCCTAAATCAAAACCAGGCGCCCCTACTTTTTCAAAAGTATTTGGCGACTGGCTATGCGACATGGCGCAGCAAGATGATAAGTTAATGGCTATCACTCCTGCCATGCGTGAAGGCTCGGGCATGGTGCGCTTTTCAAAAGAACATGCTGATAAGTATTTTGACGTCGCAATTGCTGAACAACATGCTGTAACTCTAGCCGCAGGTTTTGCATGTGAAGGCTTAAAGCCTGTTGTTGCTATCTATTCAAGCTTTTTACAGCGCGCATACGATCAGCTCATTCACGATGTTGCATTACAAAACCTCCCTGTATTATTTGCCATTGACCGAGCAGGTATTGTTGGTGCCGATGGCGAAACACATCAAGGCGCATACGATCTCAGCTTTATGCGTTGTATTCCTAATATGGTTATTATGGCACCTAGCGATACTAATGAATGCCGCCAAATGTTGTACACAGGTTACAAAGCTAATTGCCCGGTTGCTGTTCGTTACCCTCGCGGAAGCGCTGGTACGGCAGATATTCAGAGCGATATGCAACTTTTCGAAATTGGTAAAGCAAATACAATAAAAGAAGGTTCAAAGATTGCCATTTTGTCATTTGGTACATTGCTTGAAAACGCACAACTTGCTGCAAATGAACTTAATGCAACGCTTGTTAACATGCGCTTTATAAAGCCACTTGATACTTCACTGTTAAACGACATTATTAAAAATCATGATGTAATTGTTACACTTGAAGATAATGCCATTGCCGGTGGTGCAGGCTCTGCGGTTAACGAATACTTAGCCAGCCAGCAGGCCAATGTTAAAATACTTAACTTAGGTATTCCTGATGAGTTTATTAAGCACGGCACGCAAGACGAAATGCACGATGAAATGGGCTTAGGCGAGCAAGGTATTTTAAGTTCAATAAGGTCATTTACTGCTTAG
- the ispA gene encoding (2E,6E)-farnesyl diphosphate synthase → MSIKDYIERAQIDVATTLNSYFEQPLDSDKTIKEATHYSLFNGGKRLRPFLVYAVGEMLGAKKSDLDVLAAAIECIHSYSLVHDDLPAMDDDDLRRGYPTCHIVYGEAQAILAGDALQTLAFELIATHNFNCSAQSQVKMIAALAHASGIEGMVAGQGLDIAATDKAVSVQELERIHKLKTGALINCAITLGALCSEKADEQTLENLSVFGYAIGLAFQVHDDILDVEGDTFILGKPQGSDIEANKATYPALLGMLGAKEKAQNLITQAHEALALIDADTTLLASLANYLIERDH, encoded by the coding sequence GTGAGCATAAAAGACTATATTGAACGTGCTCAAATAGATGTAGCTACTACACTCAATAGCTACTTTGAACAACCGCTCGATAGCGATAAAACAATAAAAGAAGCCACTCATTACAGCTTATTTAATGGTGGAAAAAGGCTGCGCCCTTTTTTGGTGTACGCTGTTGGTGAAATGCTAGGCGCTAAAAAAAGTGACTTAGACGTTTTGGCTGCAGCCATAGAATGCATTCATAGTTATTCATTAGTACATGACGACCTACCAGCTATGGATGATGACGATTTACGCCGCGGCTACCCCACTTGCCATATTGTGTATGGCGAAGCGCAAGCCATTTTAGCGGGTGATGCATTACAAACTCTCGCCTTTGAACTTATAGCCACACATAACTTTAATTGCTCAGCGCAATCACAAGTAAAAATGATTGCTGCACTTGCACATGCATCAGGTATTGAAGGGATGGTGGCAGGACAAGGTTTAGACATTGCCGCAACTGACAAAGCTGTTTCTGTACAAGAGCTTGAGCGCATCCATAAGTTAAAAACCGGTGCACTAATTAACTGTGCTATAACACTAGGTGCACTGTGCAGTGAAAAAGCAGATGAACAAACTTTAGAAAACTTGAGCGTTTTTGGGTATGCTATAGGGCTGGCATTTCAAGTACACGACGATATTTTAGACGTGGAAGGTGACACCTTTATACTAGGTAAACCACAAGGCTCAGATATAGAAGCGAATAAAGCGACATACCCGGCGTTATTAGGTATGCTAGGCGCTAAAGAAAAGGCGCAAAATTTAATAACACAAGCCCACGAAGCGTTAGCACTTATTGATGCAGATACTACGCTTCTTGCGTCGCTGGCAAATTACCTTATTGAACGTGACCACTAG
- a CDS encoding flagellar motor protein MotB, translating into MSDEECKCPPPGLPAWMGTFADLMSLLMCFFVLLLAFSEMDVLKFKQIAGSMKFAFGVQNKIEVKDIPKGTSVIAMEFTPGKPEPTPIETIQQQTVEMTQQMLEFQAGDESSAGGRQEQRGDKRGGESRSTSQEQSSEQAISAADQEQTNELVKKIAQQLERQIIDGAIELESLGQQIIIRIRENGSFPSGSAFLQPKFKPIIQDIGELLKDVPGEITVSGHTDDFQVSNELYVNNWDLSSKRAVAVASELQTVQGFDKTRMMVVGRAETRPLVPNETNEDRRRNRRVEISILQGKAKESDPIDVR; encoded by the coding sequence ATGTCTGATGAAGAGTGCAAATGCCCACCCCCCGGTTTGCCTGCTTGGATGGGTACATTTGCTGATTTAATGTCGCTATTGATGTGCTTTTTTGTACTCTTATTGGCATTCTCAGAAATGGATGTACTTAAATTTAAACAAATTGCAGGTTCTATGAAGTTTGCTTTTGGTGTGCAAAATAAAATTGAAGTTAAAGATATCCCAAAAGGGACATCGGTTATCGCTATGGAATTTACTCCAGGTAAGCCAGAGCCTACACCCATTGAAACTATTCAACAGCAAACCGTTGAAATGACCCAGCAAATGCTAGAGTTTCAGGCTGGTGATGAAAGTTCAGCGGGCGGCAGGCAAGAACAGCGAGGCGATAAACGTGGCGGTGAATCTAGAAGTACCTCACAAGAGCAGTCATCAGAACAAGCAATATCCGCTGCAGATCAAGAGCAAACAAATGAGCTGGTTAAAAAAATAGCGCAGCAGTTAGAAAGGCAAATAATAGATGGTGCAATAGAACTTGAATCATTAGGTCAGCAAATTATTATTCGTATTAGAGAAAATGGCTCGTTTCCTTCGGGCAGTGCTTTTTTACAACCTAAGTTTAAACCGATTATTCAAGACATTGGCGAACTTTTAAAAGACGTACCAGGTGAAATTACAGTATCAGGGCATACAGATGATTTTCAGGTATCAAATGAGTTATACGTAAATAACTGGGATTTGTCGTCTAAGCGTGCAGTGGCTGTTGCTAGCGAATTGCAAACAGTTCAAGGGTTTGATAAAACACGAATGATGGTTGTAGGGCGAGCTGAAACTCGGCCGCTTGTGCCTAACGAGACAAATGAAGACCGACGCCGGAATCGCCGAGTTGAAATATCTATATTACAAGGTAAGGCAAAAGAGTCTGACCCTATTGATGTGAGATAA
- a CDS encoding M20 metallopeptidase family protein — translation MKLSYLSAAFLFAAPLLQAKGLDLDLNKTMPSIEKFYLDLHQSPELSYSEKKTGKKIASKLNMLGFEVTDNVGGYGVVGIFKNGNGPTVMIRTDTDGLPITEQTGKPYASTVKVVDEHGAKVGVMHGCGHDIHMSSFIGTAEQLITHKNKWKGTLMMVAQPAEEVGGGAKAMLNEGLFSKYAKPDHVIALHVSASVPAGKVTMKNEYTMASVDSVDINIKGKGGHGAYPHTTIDPVVIAARTVLALQTITSRELSPLEPSVITVGSIHGGSKHNVISDEVKLQLTLRSYNPDVRNAQIAAIKRITAGIAQSAGLDESDYPAVIVHEDESIPSTYNNPSQTNIVRSAIKNAIGDTNVLETQAVMAGEDFGLYGRTDENIPITLFWLGGVNQQQYAKAMKNNETLPSLHSSKFAPDYKVALPTGIKAMSNAAVALFNTK, via the coding sequence ATGAAACTATCTTATCTTAGCGCTGCATTTTTATTTGCAGCTCCGCTTTTGCAAGCCAAAGGACTTGACCTAGACCTAAACAAAACAATGCCTAGTATTGAAAAGTTTTACCTCGATTTACATCAATCGCCAGAACTTTCATACAGCGAAAAAAAGACAGGTAAAAAAATAGCTAGCAAGCTTAATATGCTTGGATTCGAGGTTACAGATAATGTAGGTGGGTATGGTGTTGTTGGTATTTTTAAAAATGGCAATGGCCCAACAGTTATGATACGCACAGATACGGACGGCTTACCTATTACCGAGCAAACAGGTAAACCCTACGCTTCAACTGTAAAAGTTGTTGACGAGCATGGTGCAAAAGTTGGTGTTATGCATGGCTGTGGCCATGATATTCATATGAGCTCATTTATAGGCACTGCTGAGCAACTCATTACTCATAAAAATAAATGGAAAGGGACATTAATGATGGTTGCACAACCTGCAGAAGAGGTTGGAGGTGGAGCTAAAGCGATGCTAAATGAGGGTTTATTTAGTAAATACGCAAAGCCCGACCATGTTATTGCATTGCATGTTAGTGCCAGTGTACCTGCGGGTAAAGTAACTATGAAAAATGAATATACCATGGCAAGTGTGGATTCTGTTGATATTAATATAAAAGGTAAAGGCGGCCATGGCGCGTACCCTCATACCACTATTGACCCGGTAGTTATTGCTGCGCGCACAGTACTTGCTTTACAAACGATTACAAGTCGCGAACTTTCACCTTTAGAACCATCTGTTATAACAGTCGGTTCTATACATGGCGGCTCTAAACATAATGTTATTTCTGATGAAGTGAAACTGCAACTTACACTGCGTAGTTACAACCCAGATGTACGCAATGCACAAATTGCTGCAATAAAACGCATAACCGCAGGTATTGCGCAAAGCGCAGGGCTAGATGAAAGCGATTACCCTGCTGTTATAGTCCATGAGGATGAATCAATTCCATCTACTTATAATAATCCTTCGCAGACTAATATAGTGCGAAGTGCTATTAAAAATGCGATAGGCGACACAAACGTACTTGAAACCCAAGCCGTAATGGCAGGTGAAGACTTTGGTCTTTATGGCCGTACCGACGAAAATATCCCAATTACATTATTTTGGTTAGGCGGAGTTAACCAACAACAATATGCAAAAGCGATGAAAAATAACGAAACACTTCCTTCATTGCACTCAAGTAAATTTGCACCAGATTACAAAGTAGCTTTACCTACTGGTATAAAAGCCATGAGTAATGCGGCAGTTGCATTATTTAATACAAAATAA
- a CDS encoding exodeoxyribonuclease VII small subunit — MATKKPENLSFEKALEELSTIVSEMEQGDLSLEQSLKQFERGIALAGASSEKLQQAEQKVSILMGNSEKSALTNFNNDME; from the coding sequence ATGGCGACTAAAAAACCTGAAAACTTAAGTTTCGAAAAAGCACTAGAAGAATTATCAACAATTGTTAGTGAAATGGAACAAGGTGATTTATCGCTTGAACAATCATTAAAGCAGTTCGAGCGTGGTATTGCACTCGCTGGTGCGTCATCTGAAAAACTACAGCAAGCAGAACAAAAAGTTTCTATTTTAATGGGCAATAGCGAAAAGTCAGCACTTACAAACTTTAATAATGATATGGAATAG